One region of bacterium genomic DNA includes:
- a CDS encoding alpha-L-rhamnosidase N-terminal domain-containing protein translates to MNKLNAKWIWADTPERRPQNQTVIFRKTFHLQAITTATLAITADSQYRLFINGNWIEDGPCRSWPRHFQYDVLNVAHLLKPGRNVIAVIARHYGYSTFHKVPQEAGLLAQLDVQFRSGTSLRLKSDRTWRARVSPAHRADTARISIQQEATEWMDALQEIPSAICQDLNDRDWPRAREFHAAGAGPWQDLHPRDVRFLTREPVFPQRMMEAQVVSAPQHIVTFDLKHLCYPQDRTANIMPFAAVLGTLLVSNHSRDLRLNTDTNGFRCFCRGREVTDGILRLQPGDNLLTLLVQNDYGHGCYDLGLGFDDVTDLGWRNPCASEDTNPWALINLAVGFVPPSNITNTTHDTGPAEFAGRAEPFAVCGDAASFARAAAASQYRPIPHGEMFLANSTLQFRFREVQHNASPQVDDPAALLSANHEWTTVAPAATGDVELCLDFGQELIGWVEFEVEAAAGTIVDVNLIEFRIGEELQHTNGNRNGLRYICREGVNAFTSLKRRAGRYLFLTLRNQTGPVRIRTIRLLLATYPVERQGEFRCSEPLLTRIWEISAYTLRLCMEDTYTDCPLYEQTLWVGDARNESLYNNICFGANDITLRCLRLTAQSLDDMPITGCQVPSGWDIILTAWSLLWVQNVWEYYQASGDASGLMELYPAVKQNLQAIEAYCTERGGLLSIQVWNLFDWAPIDQDHRTVLHNSLFLIGALDATHSAAAQLGRMDDVAWLETWRHRVHNAIVALWDPVKGGYPDAIRDDGTISPTLSQHTSALALIHDVFPDNTARACALRNLLDPPAGMVHIGSPFALQYVMEALEKVGDARNALNMIRRSWRDMIDSDATTCWETFRGWEAKIPTRSHCHAWSSTPVYVLNRSVLGILPAAPGATEVMVSPHPCDLEWAEGASASPHGPLHVGWRIKGGDLHIQVDMPSSVHWRIVRNPDWQTFTRIWVNGAEWNG, encoded by the coding sequence ATGAATAAATTGAATGCAAAATGGATTTGGGCGGACACGCCCGAACGACGTCCTCAAAATCAGACCGTAATTTTCCGTAAAACATTCCATCTGCAGGCGATCACGACGGCCACGCTGGCGATCACCGCCGACTCACAATACCGCCTGTTTATCAATGGCAACTGGATTGAAGACGGCCCCTGTCGCAGTTGGCCCAGGCATTTCCAGTATGACGTACTGAATGTCGCCCATCTTTTAAAGCCGGGGCGCAACGTCATTGCGGTCATCGCGCGCCACTACGGTTACAGCACGTTTCACAAAGTGCCGCAGGAAGCAGGCCTGCTGGCTCAACTGGATGTCCAATTCCGCAGCGGAACGTCGTTACGGCTCAAAAGCGACCGAACCTGGCGCGCCCGTGTCAGTCCGGCACACCGCGCAGATACGGCCCGCATCAGTATCCAACAGGAAGCCACCGAATGGATGGATGCCCTGCAGGAAATTCCATCTGCAATTTGTCAAGATCTCAATGATCGCGACTGGCCTCGAGCCCGCGAGTTCCATGCCGCCGGTGCCGGACCGTGGCAGGATCTGCATCCACGCGATGTCCGCTTCCTGACACGTGAGCCGGTGTTTCCCCAGCGGATGATGGAGGCGCAAGTCGTGAGTGCCCCCCAACACATCGTTACCTTTGACCTCAAGCATCTCTGCTATCCACAGGATCGTACAGCGAACATTATGCCTTTCGCCGCGGTTCTGGGCACGCTTCTAGTGTCCAACCATTCCCGCGATCTCCGCCTCAACACCGACACAAACGGATTCCGCTGCTTCTGCCGCGGGCGTGAGGTCACCGACGGCATACTACGATTACAGCCGGGTGATAATCTGCTTACTCTGCTGGTTCAAAATGACTATGGCCATGGGTGTTACGATCTCGGCCTGGGGTTTGATGACGTAACAGACCTGGGTTGGCGTAACCCCTGCGCATCCGAGGATACAAACCCATGGGCACTGATCAATCTCGCCGTCGGGTTTGTCCCCCCCTCCAATATCACCAACACCACCCACGACACGGGTCCCGCTGAGTTCGCCGGGCGCGCCGAGCCCTTTGCCGTCTGTGGCGATGCCGCCTCGTTTGCCCGGGCGGCCGCCGCCAGCCAGTACCGACCGATCCCGCACGGCGAGATGTTCCTGGCCAACAGCACCCTCCAGTTTCGTTTCCGCGAAGTACAACACAACGCCAGCCCGCAAGTTGACGATCCCGCCGCGCTCCTGTCGGCCAATCATGAGTGGACCACGGTAGCTCCGGCGGCCACTGGTGATGTCGAACTGTGCCTCGACTTCGGGCAGGAACTGATCGGCTGGGTCGAGTTTGAAGTGGAGGCGGCCGCCGGAACCATTGTGGACGTGAATCTGATTGAATTCAGAATCGGCGAGGAACTCCAGCACACGAATGGCAATCGCAATGGATTGCGTTATATTTGTCGGGAGGGTGTAAACGCATTTACGTCGCTGAAACGCCGCGCCGGACGCTATCTGTTTCTGACCTTGCGCAATCAGACCGGGCCCGTCCGTATCCGCACCATCCGCCTTCTCCTGGCCACTTATCCCGTGGAACGTCAGGGCGAGTTCCGCTGTTCCGAACCGCTCCTCACCCGGATCTGGGAGATCAGCGCCTACACGCTACGCCTCTGTATGGAGGACACCTATACAGACTGCCCACTGTATGAGCAGACGTTATGGGTCGGCGACGCGCGCAACGAATCGCTTTACAACAACATCTGTTTTGGTGCCAATGATATCACATTGCGCTGCCTGCGACTGACTGCACAGTCGCTCGATGATATGCCCATCACAGGTTGCCAGGTGCCCAGCGGGTGGGACATCATCCTCACCGCCTGGAGTCTGCTCTGGGTTCAAAACGTCTGGGAGTATTACCAAGCCAGCGGCGATGCCAGCGGCCTGATGGAACTTTACCCCGCCGTGAAACAGAACCTCCAGGCGATTGAAGCCTACTGCACCGAGCGCGGCGGCCTGCTCTCCATCCAAGTCTGGAATCTCTTCGACTGGGCGCCCATTGACCAGGACCACCGCACCGTGCTGCATAACTCCCTGTTCCTGATCGGGGCCCTCGACGCCACCCACAGCGCGGCTGCGCAGCTTGGCCGCATGGATGATGTGGCCTGGCTTGAGACCTGGCGCCATCGGGTCCACAACGCCATCGTGGCACTGTGGGATCCAGTCAAAGGCGGTTATCCCGATGCCATCCGTGACGACGGTACGATCAGCCCAACGCTCAGTCAGCACACCAGTGCGCTGGCACTGATCCATGATGTGTTCCCGGATAACACCGCCCGCGCCTGCGCGCTCCGGAACCTACTGGATCCGCCCGCCGGCATGGTCCACATCGGCAGTCCCTTCGCCTTACAGTACGTCATGGAAGCCCTGGAAAAAGTCGGCGATGCCCGGAATGCCTTGAACATGATCCGCCGCTCCTGGCGCGACATGATCGACAGCGATGCCACTACCTGCTGGGAAACTTTCCGCGGCTGGGAGGCAAAAATACCGACCCGCAGTCACTGCCACGCCTGGTCCTCCACTCCCGTGTATGTGCTCAACCGCAGTGTGCTGGGAATCTTGCCCGCCGCGCCGGGCGCCACCGAGGTGATGGTCAGCCCGCACCCTTGCGATCTGGAATGGGCAGAAGGCGCCAGCGCCTCGCCACATGGTCCGCTACACGTCGGATGGCGTATCAAAGGCGGTGACTTGCATATTCAGGTGGACATGCCCTCATCCGTCCATTGGCGTATCGTCCGCAATCCAGACTGGCAGACCTTCACCCGCATTTGGGTCAATGGAGCGGAGTGGAACGGCTAG
- a CDS encoding ammonium transporter, which translates to MRLASRWMWFLAVVVGMLPAMLRAGDEVFIATTTGGLPGINGADTVWVLLSAALVMLMTPGLAFFYGGLVRRKNVLSILMQCFMMLSVISLQWVFCGYSLSFGPDLFGIVGSLEWVGLKNVGMEASSYAPTVPHTAFVIFQMMFAVITPALIIGAFAERMRFAAFVVFSLLWTTLVYDPVAHWVWGQGGFLGTQGGMGAVDFAGGIVVHINAGMAALAAVIVLGKRKGFPDAISPPHNLPVAVLGAGLLWFGWFGFNAGSALAANHVAVNAFMCTHIAGAAAGLIWSILDWVKFGKPTTLGMITGAVAGLAAVTPGAGYVAISGAIWIGLLSGIICWLAVTALKAKYQYDDSLDAFGVHGIGGIWGTIAVGIWATQSVNPAGVSGLFYGNPMQLWIQLKAVGITMVYSFVMSLVLFKVVDFVIGLRVKEHEEAIGLDLTQHRESGYTVLD; encoded by the coding sequence ATGAGATTAGCTAGTCGCTGGATGTGGTTTCTTGCGGTGGTGGTGGGGATGCTTCCCGCTATGCTCAGGGCTGGGGATGAGGTTTTCATTGCGACAACGACGGGTGGTCTCCCGGGGATCAATGGCGCGGATACCGTTTGGGTGTTGCTTTCCGCGGCGCTCGTGATGTTGATGACGCCCGGGTTGGCTTTTTTCTATGGAGGACTGGTCCGGCGGAAAAATGTACTCTCCATTCTGATGCAGTGCTTCATGATGTTGAGCGTCATCAGTCTGCAATGGGTCTTTTGCGGGTACAGTTTGTCGTTTGGCCCTGATTTGTTCGGGATCGTGGGAAGTCTGGAATGGGTAGGCTTAAAGAATGTGGGGATGGAAGCGTCCTCTTATGCCCCGACAGTTCCTCATACCGCCTTTGTAATCTTCCAAATGATGTTTGCAGTCATTACGCCGGCCTTGATTATTGGTGCCTTTGCCGAGCGTATGCGGTTTGCCGCCTTTGTTGTCTTCAGTCTATTGTGGACGACGCTGGTGTATGATCCCGTGGCACATTGGGTTTGGGGGCAGGGTGGTTTTCTGGGCACTCAGGGAGGAATGGGGGCCGTGGATTTTGCCGGGGGCATTGTGGTTCACATCAATGCTGGTATGGCCGCTCTGGCTGCGGTCATCGTGTTGGGCAAGCGCAAGGGCTTTCCCGATGCCATCTCGCCGCCTCATAATCTGCCCGTGGCCGTCCTGGGCGCCGGGTTGCTGTGGTTCGGCTGGTTTGGCTTTAATGCCGGAAGTGCCTTGGCCGCCAATCATGTGGCCGTTAACGCGTTTATGTGTACCCATATTGCGGGTGCCGCAGCCGGGCTCATCTGGTCGATTCTGGATTGGGTGAAATTCGGCAAGCCGACGACGTTGGGAATGATCACGGGTGCGGTGGCCGGGTTGGCCGCAGTGACGCCCGGGGCGGGCTATGTCGCGATATCGGGGGCCATCTGGATTGGCTTGCTGTCCGGGATCATCTGTTGGTTGGCGGTGACCGCTTTGAAGGCCAAATACCAGTACGATGATTCCCTGGACGCTTTCGGCGTACACGGGATTGGCGGTATCTGGGGAACCATTGCGGTGGGCATCTGGGCCACGCAATCGGTTAATCCCGCGGGTGTGAGTGGTCTTTTCTATGGAAATCCGATGCAGCTTTGGATCCAATTGAAAGCGGTGGGTATCACGATGGTCTATTCGTTCGTCATGTCCCTGGTGTTGTTTAAGGTGGTTGATTTTGTGATCGGCCTGCGCGTGAAGGAACATGAAGAGGCGATTGGGCTGGATCTTACCCAGCATCGTGAGTCAGGATATACCGTATTGGATTAA
- a CDS encoding P-II family nitrogen regulator — MKYIIAIIQPDRLDEVLALLLAKDIQLVTVSNVVGRGRQKGIAEVYRSHKEAGTLLKKVKLEIAVNDEFLKPAMDAITEGARTGQTGDGKIFVFDMQDCLRIRTGETGSVAIG; from the coding sequence ATGAAGTACATAATTGCAATCATTCAGCCGGATCGACTCGATGAGGTGCTCGCCTTGTTGTTGGCGAAAGATATTCAATTGGTGACCGTATCCAACGTGGTGGGCCGGGGCCGTCAGAAGGGAATCGCCGAGGTCTACCGGAGCCATAAAGAAGCCGGCACCCTGCTCAAAAAGGTGAAGCTCGAGATTGCCGTCAATGATGAGTTTTTGAAGCCCGCCATGGATGCCATCACTGAGGGAGCGCGTACGGGGCAGACTGGGGATGGTAAAATATTCGTGTTCGACATGCAGGATTGCCTGCGGATTCGTACCGGTGAAACAGGCTCCGTGGCGATCGGGTAG
- the crtI gene encoding phytoene desaturase family protein: protein MPAQKHIVIVGGGPGGLTTAMILAHRGFKVTLFEAQPAVGGRNAAIKSGPYVFDAGPTFLMLKDVLDEVFLEAGATTDSLMDMRRLDPMYRLHFADKTIDTSMNRERMKAEIARVFPGRENHYDEFMSREAVRFKKLYPCLQKSYHTLSSLFSGSLIQALPHMALGRSLFSEVMKIFGDKDLALSFTFQSKYLGMSPWECPGMFAMIPYIEHAYGIYHPIGGLSRISECMADVARRNGADIHLSTPVEEIVVRNGVAVGVRLTSGDVVEADEVVINADFGHAATRLFAPGALRKYTPRKMKSMKLSCSTFMMYLGLDKSYDSPHHEIVFARDYRANIDRIFNGKELSGDLSFYVRNASVTDPTLAPAGHSALYILVPVPNLRGAINWDERRIAYREMTLDAVEARTGMKLRNHIVTETLVTPANWNQDYHVYEGATFNLAHNLGQMVYLRPRNKFEDVDHCYLVGGGTHPGSGLPTIYESGRISANLISRRHGVPYVSGNLEV from the coding sequence ATGCCAGCCCAAAAACATATCGTTATCGTAGGCGGAGGCCCCGGAGGGCTCACCACGGCCATGATTCTCGCCCACCGGGGATTCAAAGTTACCCTCTTCGAGGCCCAGCCCGCCGTGGGCGGCCGGAATGCAGCCATTAAATCAGGCCCTTATGTGTTTGACGCCGGCCCCACATTCCTAATGTTGAAAGACGTACTCGACGAGGTCTTCCTGGAGGCCGGGGCGACCACTGACAGTCTGATGGACATGCGCCGGCTGGACCCCATGTACCGGCTCCACTTCGCCGACAAAACCATCGACACCTCGATGAATCGTGAACGGATGAAAGCCGAAATTGCCCGCGTTTTCCCAGGCCGCGAGAATCACTATGATGAGTTCATGAGCCGCGAAGCGGTGCGATTCAAGAAACTTTACCCCTGCCTGCAAAAATCCTACCATACCCTGTCTTCATTGTTCTCCGGCAGCCTGATCCAGGCGCTCCCCCACATGGCGCTAGGCCGTAGCTTATTCTCGGAAGTCATGAAGATCTTCGGGGATAAGGACCTGGCGCTCTCCTTCACTTTTCAATCCAAATATCTGGGCATGTCTCCGTGGGAATGTCCGGGAATGTTCGCGATGATTCCCTATATCGAACACGCCTATGGCATCTACCACCCCATCGGCGGCCTGAGTCGGATCTCCGAGTGCATGGCCGACGTCGCCCGCCGTAATGGGGCCGACATCCATCTCTCCACACCCGTCGAGGAAATCGTCGTACGTAACGGAGTGGCTGTAGGCGTCCGCCTGACCAGTGGCGACGTCGTGGAAGCCGATGAGGTCGTCATCAACGCCGACTTCGGGCATGCTGCCACCCGGCTCTTCGCACCTGGCGCCCTGCGAAAATACACACCTCGTAAAATGAAAAGCATGAAGCTCTCCTGCTCCACGTTCATGATGTATCTCGGGTTGGATAAGAGCTACGACTCCCCTCATCACGAGATTGTATTCGCCCGCGATTACCGGGCCAACATCGATCGCATTTTTAACGGAAAGGAACTGTCGGGCGATCTTTCGTTTTACGTGCGCAACGCCAGCGTGACCGACCCCACCCTTGCGCCCGCCGGCCACTCCGCCCTGTACATCCTGGTCCCCGTGCCTAATTTACGCGGGGCCATCAATTGGGACGAGCGCCGGATCGCTTATCGCGAAATGACACTCGACGCCGTCGAGGCGCGCACGGGCATGAAACTCCGGAACCATATTGTCACCGAGACACTCGTGACCCCGGCGAACTGGAATCAAGACTATCACGTTTACGAGGGAGCCACCTTCAATCTGGCTCACAATCTGGGCCAGATGGTGTACCTGCGGCCACGCAATAAATTTGAAGACGTTGACCACTGTTATCTGGTCGGCGGCGGAACCCACCCGGGGAGCGGGCTGCCAACCATTTACGAATCAGGTCGTATCTCCGCCAACCTGATCTCGCGCCGCCACGGGGTCCCGTACGTATCAGGCAATCTGGAAGTCTGA
- a CDS encoding aldehyde dehydrogenase family protein, whose product MTAHSWLTQAQAFRDKGTARSLTYRRAQLHILASAIESFEGDILDALHRDLGKPVIEAYASEIGFVLADIRYALKHLDDWGSPQRRRTPLWLKPGSSHVHPEPYGVALIIGPWNYPFALALSPLVSAVAAGNGVCVKPSEYAPHVSGVIARLLRDHFQQDYITAVEGDATRARELVCQPFDKIFFTGSTAVGRLVLAAAAPNLTPVTLELGGKSPCIICADADLQVAARRIVQGKFLNAGQTCVAPDHVWVQAELLKPWLEHLTRTLREFYGPDPKQSPDYGRIVNPSHLNRLTAFLKQGHLECGGQYDESDRYLAPTVLTAIPLTAPVMQEEIFGPILPVLPFEKLDDVISHLRSQPRPLALYAFTGERATQERLLAETHSGGVCFNDTLSHILSRDLPFGGLGESGMGAYHGKAGFDTFTHYRSVLTRSSHFDPGLAYHPSRISLVTLKRFQHFFMSN is encoded by the coding sequence ATGACTGCACATTCATGGTTGACGCAGGCGCAAGCATTCCGGGACAAAGGCACCGCCCGCTCCCTGACCTACCGGCGGGCGCAACTCCACATTCTGGCGTCTGCGATTGAGTCCTTCGAAGGCGATATTCTTGACGCCCTGCACCGGGATCTGGGCAAACCGGTCATCGAGGCCTATGCCTCCGAAATCGGTTTTGTTCTCGCCGACATCCGTTACGCCTTGAAACATCTCGACGATTGGGGCAGCCCCCAGCGCCGCCGCACTCCCCTTTGGCTCAAGCCAGGCTCCAGCCACGTTCACCCCGAACCCTACGGCGTAGCCCTCATCATCGGCCCCTGGAACTACCCCTTCGCCCTGGCCCTCTCGCCGCTGGTGTCCGCCGTGGCGGCGGGAAACGGCGTATGTGTCAAGCCGTCCGAATACGCACCGCATGTCTCGGGTGTGATCGCCCGGCTCCTGCGTGACCATTTCCAGCAGGACTATATCACCGCGGTGGAAGGCGATGCGACCCGCGCCCGGGAACTGGTTTGCCAACCGTTCGATAAAATCTTCTTCACCGGCAGCACTGCCGTGGGGCGTCTGGTGCTGGCGGCGGCAGCCCCGAACCTCACGCCCGTCACTCTGGAACTGGGCGGAAAATCACCCTGCATTATCTGCGCTGATGCCGACCTACAGGTTGCGGCCCGCCGGATAGTCCAGGGAAAATTTCTCAACGCCGGTCAAACGTGTGTGGCTCCGGACCATGTCTGGGTTCAGGCGGAGTTACTGAAACCCTGGCTCGAACACCTCACCCGAACCCTGCGTGAGTTCTATGGCCCCGACCCGAAGCAAAGTCCGGATTATGGGCGCATCGTCAACCCCTCCCACCTGAACCGCCTGACGGCCTTTCTTAAGCAGGGCCACCTCGAGTGCGGCGGGCAATATGACGAAAGCGACCGCTACCTCGCCCCTACCGTCCTCACCGCCATCCCACTAACCGCCCCCGTCATGCAGGAGGAGATTTTTGGACCCATCCTGCCGGTCCTTCCGTTTGAAAAACTGGATGACGTCATAAGCCACCTCCGTAGCCAGCCGCGGCCTCTGGCGCTTTACGCCTTTACCGGCGAACGGGCCACCCAGGAACGCCTGCTCGCCGAAACCCACTCGGGTGGCGTCTGCTTCAATGATACCCTGAGCCACATCCTCAGTCGTGACCTGCCGTTCGGCGGCCTCGGGGAAAGCGGTATGGGCGCCTATCACGGAAAGGCGGGCTTTGACACCTTCACCCATTATCGGAGCGTGTTGACACGTTCCTCGCACTTTGACCCGGGTCTGGCCTATCACCCTTCCCGGATTTCTCTTGTCACCTTGAAACGATTCCAGCATTTTTTTATGAGCAACTAA
- the crtI gene encoding phytoene desaturase family protein → MSTPKRKKVIVIGAGLGGLSAAISLAQEGYAVEVFEKNAKIGGKLNVLSGRGYTFDLGPSILTLPHIFERLFQMSGRRLADYIPIRPLRPHWRNFFEDGTVLDLVPEADLMEKELRKVGQDPGQFKKFLDYAGQLYDLVNKGYFERGLDNVRDFQRFYGLLDFLKFDLFRTMHGGVERFIDEPHVRDVLDYFIKYVGSSAYDAPAFMNCLPTIQFRYDLWYVDGGLYNIALGLRRLMDELGIPVHLNSEVAKIRTQGNRVIGITTSEGGQHEAEIIVSNMEVIPAHQKLLPPDVAAQRRLRRFEPACSGLILDLGLDISYPQLAHHNFFYSGEQRAHFDAVFKKGVLSDDPTIYLVAASKTDPTVAPPGCDCLKILPHIPCLNEKQPLTDADYMAFKDRVILKLERMGLTDLRKHIVFEHVWTPRDIQRQYYSNRGSIYGVVADKWKNFGFKAPKQDARYANLFFVGGSVNPGGGMPMVVLCGQNVCRKIVEWDRG, encoded by the coding sequence ATGAGTACACCGAAGCGCAAAAAAGTGATTGTCATCGGGGCTGGCCTGGGCGGACTATCGGCGGCAATTTCGCTGGCCCAGGAGGGTTATGCCGTGGAGGTCTTTGAAAAGAACGCGAAGATCGGCGGTAAACTGAACGTCCTCAGCGGGCGGGGCTATACGTTCGATCTGGGCCCTTCCATTCTCACGCTTCCCCATATCTTCGAACGGCTTTTCCAGATGTCGGGCCGGCGGCTGGCCGACTATATCCCGATCCGGCCGCTGCGGCCCCATTGGCGCAACTTTTTCGAAGACGGGACAGTGCTCGATCTGGTCCCTGAGGCTGACCTCATGGAAAAAGAGTTGCGCAAGGTCGGGCAGGATCCGGGGCAATTCAAAAAATTCTTAGACTATGCGGGGCAGCTTTACGACCTCGTTAATAAGGGCTACTTTGAGCGCGGGCTGGACAACGTGCGCGATTTTCAGCGGTTCTATGGACTTTTGGATTTCCTGAAGTTTGATCTTTTCCGCACGATGCACGGGGGCGTGGAACGGTTCATTGATGAACCGCATGTGCGCGATGTGCTTGATTATTTTATCAAGTATGTGGGATCCTCCGCCTACGATGCCCCCGCGTTCATGAACTGCCTGCCCACGATCCAGTTCCGGTACGATCTCTGGTATGTGGATGGGGGGCTTTACAACATCGCATTGGGATTACGCAGGCTGATGGATGAACTCGGGATTCCCGTGCATCTGAACTCCGAGGTGGCAAAGATCCGGACGCAAGGCAACCGGGTGATAGGCATCACCACCTCTGAGGGCGGGCAACACGAGGCGGAGATAATCGTCTCCAATATGGAGGTTATTCCCGCCCACCAGAAACTGTTGCCGCCGGATGTCGCGGCGCAACGGCGACTCCGGCGTTTCGAGCCCGCCTGTTCGGGGCTGATCCTTGACCTGGGCCTGGATATCAGCTACCCGCAACTCGCACACCATAACTTCTTTTATTCGGGCGAGCAGCGGGCACACTTTGATGCGGTCTTTAAAAAGGGGGTTCTCTCCGACGATCCTACCATCTATCTGGTGGCCGCTTCCAAGACCGACCCGACGGTGGCGCCGCCAGGGTGTGACTGTCTTAAAATCCTGCCCCACATTCCCTGCCTGAATGAGAAGCAACCGCTGACCGACGCGGACTACATGGCTTTTAAGGATCGGGTCATCCTCAAACTCGAGCGTATGGGTCTGACGGACTTGCGCAAGCACATTGTGTTTGAGCATGTGTGGACGCCCCGTGACATTCAGCGGCAGTATTACTCGAACCGGGGTTCCATCTACGGGGTGGTGGCGGATAAGTGGAAAAATTTCGGATTCAAGGCACCCAAGCAGGATGCGCGCTATGCCAATTTGTTTTTTGTCGGCGGCTCCGTTAATCCCGGTGGCGGAATGCCGATGGTCGTATTGTGCGGCCAGAATGTGTGCCGCAAGATTGTAGAGTGGGACCGGGGGTGA
- the wrbA gene encoding NAD(P)H:quinone oxidoreductase — MCNVLIVEYSLYGHIYKMAEAVAEGVRGVAGCNVVIKRVPETLSEEVLGKMGAVEAQKKMAHIPIASVDDLAAADAIIFGVPTRFGNMCGQMRQFLDATGGLWMKGALIGKPGSVFCSSASQHGGQESTILNFHTTLLHQGMIVVGLPYAFAGQLGFAEVTGCSPYGASTITGGQGERMPSENELAGARFQGAHVARIALKLKG; from the coding sequence ATGTGTAACGTCTTAATTGTTGAATACAGTCTGTACGGCCATATTTACAAAATGGCAGAAGCGGTCGCTGAGGGCGTTCGGGGAGTGGCCGGTTGCAATGTCGTCATAAAGCGTGTGCCGGAAACTCTGTCGGAAGAGGTGTTGGGCAAGATGGGGGCTGTTGAGGCCCAGAAAAAGATGGCGCATATCCCGATTGCTTCCGTGGATGACCTTGCTGCCGCAGACGCTATTATCTTTGGCGTCCCGACCCGTTTCGGCAATATGTGCGGCCAGATGCGTCAGTTTCTGGATGCTACTGGCGGGCTTTGGATGAAAGGCGCGCTGATCGGTAAGCCGGGGAGCGTATTTTGCAGCTCAGCCTCACAGCATGGCGGACAGGAATCAACGATTCTCAACTTTCACACCACGCTGTTGCACCAGGGGATGATCGTGGTCGGGCTGCCTTATGCCTTTGCAGGACAACTTGGTTTTGCCGAGGTGACCGGTTGCAGCCCCTATGGCGCGTCAACCATCACGGGTGGCCAGGGTGAACGGATGCCCAGCGAGAACGAACTGGCTGGTGCCCGTTTTCAGGGTGCTCATGTGGCCCGCATCGCCCTGAAACTCAAGGGCTGA